One part of the Bacteroidota bacterium genome encodes these proteins:
- a CDS encoding sigma-70 family RNA polymerase sigma factor has translation MSDHELLVNVAKKDVAAFKDLYRRYNKLVYALVTKIIEEEALADTTYEEVFLIIWNKAHLYNVNSQNAYCWIITLARNKAIDTKRRKWNTTPMDPYSDDYENYIIVPHLSSQIDPLDLEMGMNISENIEKALMTLTEAQQHVIYLGMYYGFTQSEISKNLNIPIQTVNSKIRIALGSLRDNLLHGEG, from the coding sequence ATGAGTGACCACGAACTTTTAGTGAATGTAGCCAAAAAGGATGTAGCAGCCTTTAAGGATTTGTACCGTCGTTACAATAAACTTGTGTATGCTCTTGTAACGAAGATAATTGAAGAAGAAGCTCTTGCCGATACCACCTACGAAGAGGTATTTCTCATTATCTGGAACAAGGCACATCTCTATAATGTAAATTCGCAGAACGCATATTGCTGGATTATTACCCTCGCAAGAAATAAAGCCATTGACACGAAAAGACGGAAATGGAACACCACACCGATGGATCCCTACAGTGATGATTACGAGAACTATATTATCGTGCCACATCTCTCTTCACAGATAGATCCGCTTGATTTGGAAATGGGAATGAATATCAGTGAAAATATTGAGAAAGCTTTGATGACGCTGACGGAGGCTCAGCAGCATGTCATTTATCTTGGAATGTACTATGGATTTACACAATCGGAGATCAGTAAAAATTTGAATATTCCGATACAGACCGTGAATTCCAAAATCCGGATCGCACTCGGTTCATTAAGAGACAATTTATTGCATGGTGAAGGATGA
- a CDS encoding valine--tRNA ligase, translated as MIEIDKAYSPSPVETKWYKYWQDHKLFRSEVDETKTPYTIVIPPPNITGMLHLGHVLNNSIQDILIRHKRMQGFNACWVPGTDHASIATESKVVAHLASQGITKKDTGREKFLEHCHEWKEKYGGIIISQLKKLGISCDWERLRFTMDDHYYGKVIESFVKLYKDGLIYRGYRMVNWDPKTQSAISDEEVYYQTMNIKLYHIRYPMVDGSGEVVVATTRPETMFGDTAVAVNPEDERYKDFIGKKLILPLTGREIEIIADTYVDSTFGTGAVKMTPAHDVNDYEVGLRHKLQFINILNPDATLNHNAPVEFHGLDRYEARKKAVKMLEEQGFMVKTEDYTTNIGFSQRGNVQVEPYMSEQWFMKMDELAKPALKAVSEGEIKFYPPHWVKTYEHWMANIKDWCISRQLWWGHRIPVWYHNETGEIYCDTVPPSDPENWLQDNDVLDTWASSWLWAHDVFMTEEEQKYYYPTDALVTAPDIIFFWVARMIMAGYYFQGEIPFKHVYFTSVIRDDLGRKMSKSLGNSPDPLDVIDKYGADALRFTMMFLAPLGQDVRFSEDKCEIGRNFANKIWNAGRFILMNTPDGFVYDENYKPANEDFVDKWINSRLNSTIRELNKNLDDFELTNSSKLIYSFIWTDFCDWYIELIKNRFYSDDPAVKADAAQKAVGIFDNILRLLHPFMPYITEELWQLIKTRNTGDSISVAKFPEVDETKVDVAGEKQMEFLQNLITAVRNIRGEMKIAPSKPVKLYLKTDVFDPLYGDLIKKLAKVEEIFSGNDTVKPHKSASAVIKDCEIYVPLEGLIDIEVERTRLEKEIERIKGGLTGLDKKLSNEEFVSRAPVDIIERERNKKRDWEESLSKLEAILADLS; from the coding sequence ATGATTGAAATAGATAAAGCGTACAGTCCGTCACCCGTTGAGACGAAGTGGTATAAATACTGGCAAGACCACAAACTTTTCAGATCCGAGGTTGATGAAACAAAAACTCCTTACACCATCGTAATTCCTCCCCCGAATATCACCGGAATGCTCCACCTGGGACATGTTTTGAATAATTCAATTCAGGACATCCTTATCAGACACAAAAGAATGCAGGGATTCAATGCCTGCTGGGTACCGGGTACAGATCATGCATCTATAGCGACAGAATCAAAAGTGGTTGCGCATCTTGCTTCCCAAGGGATAACCAAAAAGGATACAGGTCGCGAGAAATTCCTGGAGCATTGCCATGAGTGGAAAGAGAAATACGGCGGAATTATCATCAGCCAGCTTAAAAAGCTTGGAATAAGCTGTGATTGGGAGAGACTTCGCTTTACCATGGATGATCATTATTATGGTAAAGTAATCGAATCATTTGTAAAGCTGTATAAAGACGGACTTATCTACAGAGGGTACAGAATGGTAAACTGGGATCCAAAAACACAAAGCGCCATTTCGGATGAGGAAGTTTACTATCAAACAATGAATATCAAATTGTACCACATCAGATATCCGATGGTGGATGGCAGTGGCGAAGTTGTGGTAGCTACCACAAGACCTGAGACAATGTTTGGTGATACCGCTGTTGCAGTCAACCCTGAAGATGAGAGATACAAAGATTTCATCGGGAAGAAACTGATTCTGCCGCTGACAGGTCGTGAGATTGAGATTATTGCCGACACTTATGTCGATTCCACATTTGGAACAGGTGCAGTTAAGATGACTCCCGCTCATGATGTCAATGATTATGAAGTCGGACTCAGACACAAGCTGCAGTTCATCAACATTCTCAATCCGGATGCAACCCTTAATCACAATGCTCCTGTGGAATTCCATGGACTTGACAGATATGAAGCCCGTAAAAAAGCAGTGAAAATGCTCGAAGAACAGGGTTTCATGGTGAAAACTGAAGACTATACAACCAATATTGGTTTCTCGCAACGGGGTAATGTTCAGGTTGAGCCATACATGTCGGAGCAGTGGTTCATGAAAATGGATGAACTTGCAAAACCTGCCCTTAAGGCTGTGAGTGAAGGTGAAATTAAATTTTATCCTCCACACTGGGTGAAAACCTATGAACACTGGATGGCAAATATAAAAGACTGGTGCATTTCCCGGCAGTTATGGTGGGGACACAGAATTCCCGTTTGGTATCACAACGAAACGGGTGAAATCTATTGTGATACAGTGCCGCCATCCGATCCCGAAAACTGGCTTCAGGACAACGATGTACTTGATACCTGGGCTTCGAGCTGGCTTTGGGCTCACGATGTCTTTATGACAGAAGAAGAGCAAAAATATTATTATCCCACCGATGCACTTGTTACAGCTCCTGATATTATTTTCTTCTGGGTTGCCAGAATGATCATGGCAGGCTACTATTTCCAGGGTGAGATCCCCTTTAAGCATGTCTATTTTACGAGTGTTATAAGAGATGACCTCGGAAGAAAAATGAGCAAATCTCTCGGGAATTCTCCAGATCCCCTGGATGTAATCGACAAATATGGAGCAGATGCATTAAGATTTACGATGATGTTTCTTGCCCCGCTTGGACAGGATGTACGATTCAGTGAAGACAAGTGTGAGATAGGTCGAAACTTCGCAAACAAAATCTGGAATGCGGGAAGGTTTATTTTGATGAACACACCCGATGGATTTGTTTACGATGAGAATTACAAACCTGCCAACGAAGATTTTGTTGACAAGTGGATAAATTCCAGACTAAATTCCACTATCAGGGAGTTGAATAAAAACCTTGATGATTTCGAGTTGACGAACTCCTCTAAACTGATTTACAGTTTTATTTGGACGGATTTCTGCGACTGGTACATCGAATTAATCAAGAACAGATTCTACAGTGACGATCCGGCAGTAAAAGCCGATGCGGCGCAGAAGGCGGTTGGTATATTTGATAATATACTGAGACTTCTTCATCCATTCATGCCTTACATAACCGAAGAACTTTGGCAGCTCATTAAAACGAGAAACACTGGTGACTCTATCAGTGTTGCCAAGTTCCCTGAAGTTGACGAAACCAAAGTGGATGTTGCCGGCGAAAAGCAAATGGAATTCCTGCAGAATTTGATTACCGCTGTAAGAAACATTCGAGGCGAAATGAAAATTGCACCTTCGAAACCGGTAAAACTCTACTTAAAAACGGATGTTTTTGACCCGCTGTATGGTGATCTGATAAAAAAACTGGCAAAGGTTGAGGAAATTTTTTCAGGGAACGATACAGTTAAACCCCATAAGAGCGCTTCAGCCGTGATAAAAGACTGCGAAATTTATGTACCTCTTGAAGGACTCATAGATATCGAGGTTGAAAGAACCCGTCTCGAAAAAGAGATAGAACGAATCAAAGGCGGCTTGACCGGACTTGACAAAAAGCTGTCGAACGAGGAGTTTGTTTCCCGTGCTCCCGTTGATATTATCGAGAGAGAAAGAAACAAGAAACGCGACTGGGAGGAAAGCCTTTCGAAGCTTGAAGCGATATTGGCAGATCTTTCATAG
- the rdgB gene encoding RdgB/HAM1 family non-canonical purine NTP pyrophosphatase, with the protein MPTGKKIFVSTQNKGKLKEIRSILGTGDFEFISVHTIDGFPDIEETGTSFEENAIIKAEESYKLTGIPSLADDSGLSVDCLDGAPGVYSARYAGENADDEENLRKVLGEIKNFPPPYKARYVCVLAFYDGEKLITTRGECEGELIMEKRGSNGFGYDPIFVPEGFIETMAELNMETKNKLSHRFKALEKMKEALFK; encoded by the coding sequence ATGCCTACCGGTAAAAAAATATTCGTTTCCACTCAGAATAAAGGGAAGCTCAAGGAAATACGGTCAATTCTTGGGACCGGTGATTTTGAATTTATTTCGGTGCATACCATTGACGGTTTTCCTGATATAGAAGAAACAGGAACTTCTTTCGAGGAAAATGCGATTATAAAAGCAGAGGAATCGTATAAATTGACAGGGATTCCATCGCTGGCGGATGATTCCGGGTTGTCTGTTGACTGCCTTGACGGGGCTCCCGGGGTTTATTCTGCCCGGTATGCCGGAGAAAACGCTGATGACGAAGAAAACCTCAGGAAGGTTTTGGGTGAGATAAAAAATTTTCCCCCCCCATACAAGGCAAGATATGTTTGTGTGCTTGCTTTTTATGACGGAGAGAAACTAATCACCACCCGGGGAGAGTGTGAAGGGGAGCTGATAATGGAAAAGAGGGGAAGCAATGGTTTTGGATATGATCCAATTTTTGTTCCTGAAGGTTTTATCGAGACAATGGCGGAACTGAACATGGAAACAAAAAATAAACTTAGTCACAGATTTAAAGCATTGGAAAAAATGAAGGAAGCACTTTTTAAATGA
- a CDS encoding carboxymuconolactone decarboxylase family protein, with amino-acid sequence MKTKVTEFNAYRSEMNEKILNSGFSDFKKFFALDNKAYHPGALDAKTKELMGLSASMVLRCNDCIYYHIERSIIEGASREELMETFNVSLIVGGSIVIPHLRSAFEFMEQVFESRKNTTA; translated from the coding sequence GTGAAAACCAAAGTGACCGAATTTAACGCTTACCGTTCCGAAATGAATGAAAAAATATTGAACAGCGGGTTCAGTGATTTTAAGAAATTTTTTGCACTCGACAACAAGGCATATCATCCGGGTGCGCTGGATGCCAAGACGAAGGAGCTGATGGGGCTCTCTGCCTCCATGGTTTTGAGATGCAACGACTGTATTTATTATCACATTGAGAGATCCATTATTGAGGGTGCAAGCCGTGAGGAACTGATGGAGACATTTAATGTTTCATTGATAGTCGGTGGATCGATTGTCATTCCGCATCTCAGATCAGCTTTTGAGTTTATGGAGCAGGTTTTCGAATCAAGAAAAAACACAACAGCATAA
- a CDS encoding RNA polymerase sigma factor, which produces MVQDNYNLIKMAAKGDKDAFEALIKKYDRKVITLALKYTRSEEDAKDIYQEVFIRVYKNISKFEFKSEFSTWLFRITTNVCLSYIENSKKRQTVDLLENNAQSDDEDAPAFEIAGSDLNPEMQMGNSELNEAIRHAVDNLSAKQKLVFTMKHYEGYKLKEIAELTGLVEGTVKRYLFDATLKMRESLKQFYN; this is translated from the coding sequence ATGGTTCAAGACAATTATAATCTGATAAAGATGGCAGCCAAAGGCGACAAGGATGCCTTTGAAGCCCTGATCAAAAAGTATGACAGAAAAGTCATTACTTTAGCCTTGAAATATACCCGCTCTGAAGAAGATGCAAAAGACATTTATCAGGAAGTCTTTATAAGAGTTTATAAAAATATTTCAAAGTTTGAGTTCAAGAGTGAGTTTTCCACCTGGCTTTTCAGGATTACTACGAATGTCTGTCTCTCTTATATTGAAAACAGCAAAAAGAGGCAAACGGTTGATCTTTTGGAGAATAACGCACAATCCGATGATGAAGATGCGCCTGCATTCGAAATTGCGGGTTCGGACTTGAACCCGGAGATGCAAATGGGAAATTCAGAATTGAACGAGGCTATCAGACACGCAGTCGACAATCTGTCGGCAAAACAGAAACTCGTTTTTACCATGAAACATTATGAAGGCTATAAATTGAAAGAAATTGCAGAATTGACAGGTCTCGTTGAAGGAACTGTGAAAAGGTATCTGTTCGATGCCACCCTGAAGATGAGAGAATCATTAAAGCAATTTTACAATTAG
- a CDS encoding HEAT repeat domain-containing protein, which yields MEHKIYTEKITLLLMGELPDNEAKALTSHIESCKECGEEFEAQKAFFSDIENSTPQFNVERILSDSRRNLRNSIYEMEYSGSIWVRIRNFFSSPVFVPALTGSFGMVAGILVGIFFFAHKSPNVDALFSNVVDGKEPQTRITNVRFSDSDTRDGNITFTFDAYKRVTISGSPDDPEIQKLLTFSILNEKNPGTRLNSINLVNDSYDKKEIAGVKEALVSAAKNDENPGVRLQALKTLAALQFDNEIKKTCLHVLINDKVPGNRIEAINTLVKAIESGFKADDEILSVFKNRLEQEDNPYIKIRAKSVLDGKDL from the coding sequence ATGGAACACAAAATTTATACAGAAAAAATTACACTTCTGCTAATGGGCGAGTTGCCCGATAATGAAGCAAAAGCCCTGACTTCACACATCGAATCGTGTAAAGAGTGTGGAGAGGAATTTGAAGCTCAAAAGGCTTTCTTTTCTGATATCGAAAATTCCACTCCCCAATTTAATGTCGAGCGGATTCTTTCAGACTCAAGACGAAATCTGAGAAACAGCATTTACGAAATGGAATATTCCGGAAGCATTTGGGTAAGAATCAGAAATTTCTTCTCCTCACCCGTCTTCGTGCCTGCACTCACGGGTTCATTCGGAATGGTAGCCGGTATCCTCGTCGGAATCTTCTTTTTTGCACACAAATCCCCGAATGTCGACGCTCTTTTTTCCAATGTGGTGGATGGCAAGGAGCCTCAAACCCGCATTACCAATGTGAGATTCAGCGATTCCGACACCCGGGATGGAAACATAACTTTCACATTTGATGCCTACAAAAGAGTAACAATCTCAGGTTCGCCCGATGATCCTGAAATACAGAAGCTCCTCACTTTCTCGATTTTGAACGAGAAAAATCCCGGGACAAGGCTGAACTCCATCAATCTCGTTAACGACAGTTACGACAAAAAGGAGATCGCCGGTGTGAAGGAAGCACTGGTAAGTGCCGCTAAGAACGATGAGAATCCCGGGGTCAGACTCCAGGCACTAAAGACACTCGCCGCACTTCAGTTTGACAATGAAATAAAGAAAACATGCCTTCATGTTCTCATCAACGATAAAGTACCCGGTAACAGAATTGAAGCCATTAATACTCTCGTTAAAGCAATTGAGTCGGGCTTTAAGGCTGATGATGAAATACTCTCAGTCTTCAAAAACCGGCTTGAACAGGAAGACAACCCCTACATAAAAATAAGAGCAAAATCAGTTTTGGATGGAAAGGATCTGTAA
- a CDS encoding DUF4097 domain-containing protein: MKRILLLALLLALPVTITHGDEFDFKESFTVTPGGTFNLLSDYGEVEIRVWEKNEVLVIGEGISDKNQAGFTADQRGNSIYIVFKNYKRWGDGIKFIVTIPSKFNLNINTAAGDISLLNNSTGNHILFTAGGDITTRNITGDLDASTSGGEIRMGSVTGKVKAKTAGGDVIAADIAGDTHLLTSGGNIVAGTLGGNAKLGTAGGDIQVNTVAGEASLKTSGGNVSASLLKGNSELATAGGSINVRSAVGKLVAKTSGGEVVIKNLGSDAEIKTAAGDISITFAAGNTGKVRISNSAGDVIVNLPSAIKATLKGNVSSFGWGDEVTDEVQSDFPVTTKKSGGKVLVNCSINGGNGATISVDLTMGSLRIRKI; the protein is encoded by the coding sequence ATGAAAAGAATACTTTTATTAGCTCTGTTACTCGCCTTGCCGGTGACAATCACCCATGGTGATGAATTTGATTTCAAGGAATCTTTCACAGTCACACCCGGTGGCACTTTTAATCTCCTGTCCGATTACGGTGAAGTGGAGATAAGAGTATGGGAGAAAAATGAAGTGCTGGTGATTGGTGAAGGCATTTCTGACAAAAATCAGGCGGGATTTACTGCCGACCAGAGAGGTAACTCCATTTATATCGTTTTCAAGAACTATAAAAGATGGGGTGACGGGATAAAGTTTATCGTTACCATACCTTCAAAATTCAACCTGAATATCAATACTGCCGCAGGTGACATTTCCCTCCTCAACAATTCAACAGGGAACCACATTCTTTTTACAGCAGGTGGTGATATAACAACCAGAAATATAACAGGTGATCTGGATGCCTCCACTTCGGGGGGTGAGATCAGAATGGGAAGTGTAACCGGGAAAGTAAAAGCAAAAACTGCCGGTGGAGATGTTATCGCCGCTGACATCGCGGGTGATACTCACCTTCTGACTTCCGGAGGAAATATCGTTGCCGGCACACTCGGCGGCAACGCAAAACTTGGGACAGCAGGTGGAGATATTCAGGTGAATACTGTCGCAGGAGAAGCTTCTCTAAAAACCTCGGGTGGAAATGTATCCGCAAGCCTTCTTAAGGGAAACAGCGAACTCGCAACTGCCGGAGGTTCCATCAATGTGAGGTCTGCAGTCGGAAAACTTGTCGCAAAAACTTCGGGAGGTGAAGTTGTGATAAAAAATCTTGGATCGGATGCTGAAATAAAAACTGCTGCCGGCGATATAAGCATCACATTTGCAGCAGGTAATACCGGGAAAGTAAGGATTTCCAACTCGGCGGGTGATGTTATTGTCAATCTCCCCTCCGCAATTAAGGCTACTCTTAAGGGAAATGTATCGTCATTTGGCTGGGGTGATGAAGTGACTGACGAAGTTCAATCAGACTTCCCTGTTACTACGAAGAAATCAGGCGGAAAAGTTTTGGTGAACTGCAGCATAAATGGCGGAAACGGCGCCACCATTTCTGTTGACCTCACTATGGGGTCACTAAGGATCAGAAAAATATAG
- a CDS encoding aminotransferase class V-fold PLP-dependent enzyme, with amino-acid sequence MTIDQVREQFPYLKLGKIYLNHASLSPVPQPVIDHANLFLKRRSETHIDDMSQWMADAEEAKIKLGRLINGDPDRFAFFDNTSTGLNILAQGINWKPGDRILLNDVEFPSNVYPFLNLKNQGVEIDFVHSKKGAVNSVDILAAVKPETRLISISAVQFLSGYRSNLKKIGDYCREHNIIFSVDAIQALGALQIDVKDCHIDFLSCGTQKWLLGLMGLSFIYITEELQHEITPRFVGWASMENQTSLLDYSFVFKKSADALQNGTINMIGVNALLGSLELLLDFGPENIERRIIENTRHLIERLHSIGIKPVCGRYNERNLSGIVSFTSPRSKMINQRLTEEKVSTSLREGYVRMSHHFYNTFEELDKAVDIIRSCVK; translated from the coding sequence ATGACGATCGATCAAGTCCGTGAGCAGTTTCCCTATCTCAAACTGGGGAAGATTTACCTGAATCATGCCTCACTTTCCCCCGTACCTCAACCTGTTATAGATCATGCAAATCTTTTTCTGAAGCGAAGAAGCGAAACGCACATTGACGATATGAGTCAGTGGATGGCGGATGCGGAAGAAGCGAAAATAAAACTTGGAAGGTTGATTAACGGTGATCCTGACCGGTTCGCATTTTTTGACAACACATCGACTGGTTTGAACATTCTGGCACAGGGAATCAACTGGAAGCCTGGTGACAGAATTCTACTTAATGATGTGGAATTTCCTTCGAATGTCTATCCTTTTTTGAATCTAAAGAATCAGGGTGTGGAAATTGACTTCGTTCACTCCAAAAAAGGGGCTGTAAATTCGGTTGACATACTCGCTGCCGTTAAACCGGAAACCAGACTGATCTCGATCAGTGCCGTTCAATTCCTCAGCGGTTACAGAAGTAATTTGAAGAAGATTGGTGATTATTGCCGGGAACACAATATAATTTTCAGTGTGGATGCGATTCAGGCTCTGGGAGCCTTGCAAATCGATGTTAAAGATTGTCATATCGATTTTCTCTCATGCGGTACCCAAAAATGGCTGCTTGGTTTGATGGGACTCTCGTTTATCTATATAACAGAAGAACTTCAGCATGAAATAACTCCGAGATTTGTTGGCTGGGCATCGATGGAGAACCAGACATCACTCCTTGACTACAGTTTTGTCTTTAAGAAGAGTGCGGACGCACTTCAAAACGGTACCATTAACATGATCGGTGTGAATGCACTTCTCGGATCACTCGAACTTTTACTGGATTTCGGACCGGAAAATATTGAGAGAAGAATAATCGAAAATACCAGACATCTGATTGAGAGGCTTCATTCGATCGGAATCAAACCGGTGTGCGGGAGGTATAATGAGAGGAATCTGTCGGGGATTGTGAGTTTTACTTCTCCCCGGTCAAAAATGATAAATCAGAGATTAACCGAGGAGAAAGTAAGCACTTCACTTCGTGAGGGGTATGTGAGGATGTCCCATCATTTTTACAATACTTTTGAAGAACTCGACAAAGCAGTTGATATTATCAGGTCCTGCGTCAAGTAG
- a CDS encoding TerB family tellurite resistance protein — protein sequence MSINHYAKLKNLGYLYLAFAHLSDTVLSEEETGEIKRILSKRSEGTDLKEISSLWDDIVGWYNKSADQRIQVVYSIAAKLNVDLETDIEKGAILDDLLSIANADQDLADNEKSFIRSLAEAWGIDFSL from the coding sequence TTGTCTATTAATCATTACGCAAAACTAAAAAATCTCGGATATCTCTATCTGGCTTTCGCACATCTTTCGGATACGGTTCTGAGTGAGGAAGAGACCGGAGAGATCAAAAGAATACTTTCAAAGAGATCTGAGGGCACTGACCTGAAGGAAATCTCCTCTTTGTGGGATGATATTGTTGGCTGGTATAACAAATCGGCTGATCAGAGAATTCAGGTAGTCTACTCCATCGCAGCAAAACTGAATGTGGATCTCGAGACAGACATCGAAAAGGGCGCCATACTCGATGACCTCCTGAGCATAGCAAATGCAGACCAGGATCTCGCTGATAATGAGAAATCCTTCATCAGATCATTAGCCGAAGCATGGGGAATCGATTTTAGTCTTTAG
- a CDS encoding nitronate monooxygenase: MNHNELPLIIQGGMGVNISSPQLASTVSRLNQQGTISGTALEWVMVRSLQMGDPGENFRRALASFPFQATVKDIFNKFYLPGGKAKSTPFKGISHINLNPSGLLIALIICANFAMVNLAKEGHDKPVSINYLEKIAMPHIYALTGAIMAGVDIITMGAGIPLQIPHLINDIVNHRETTYSIPVTGDNIKSFAMRFDPAKFFGAALPELKRPKFLPIIASNLLATLFLKKSPEGSVDGFVVEEPTAGGHNAPPRRPDPSALPGASPVYGEKDLVNYKEIASLGLPFWIGGSHATPEKLRYALSIGAAGIQAGSIFALSEESGMEPDLRKKISKTGFEGKLNVRTDARISPTGFPFKLAEVEGTISEKETYDSRVRVCNKGLLVTPYEKEDGKTGLRCAAEPYEKFIAKGGNPDDLEGRGCLCNGLLATAGVGDEVEPPMITLGDDLEFLPVLMKHSDDTYSAADAVNYLLGKYQEKPEIRKT; encoded by the coding sequence ATGAACCACAATGAACTTCCATTGATAATTCAAGGTGGAATGGGTGTAAATATATCCAGTCCACAATTGGCGAGTACTGTTTCCCGATTAAACCAGCAAGGTACGATTTCAGGCACTGCACTGGAATGGGTAATGGTGCGTTCTCTTCAGATGGGTGACCCGGGAGAGAATTTCCGTAGAGCTCTGGCATCTTTCCCTTTTCAAGCGACAGTGAAAGATATCTTCAATAAGTTTTATCTTCCCGGAGGGAAGGCTAAATCCACTCCATTCAAGGGAATTTCACACATCAATTTAAATCCTTCCGGCTTATTGATCGCACTGATAATTTGCGCCAATTTTGCCATGGTTAATCTGGCAAAAGAAGGGCATGACAAACCTGTAAGCATCAATTACCTCGAAAAGATAGCAATGCCTCATATTTATGCACTAACCGGTGCAATAATGGCAGGAGTTGATATTATCACAATGGGTGCGGGGATACCTCTACAGATTCCTCATCTGATAAATGATATTGTAAATCACCGTGAGACGACATATTCGATACCTGTAACAGGTGACAATATCAAGAGCTTTGCGATGCGGTTTGATCCGGCAAAATTTTTTGGAGCCGCGCTCCCCGAATTGAAAAGACCAAAATTTCTTCCAATAATTGCATCGAATCTCCTTGCCACACTCTTTTTGAAAAAATCACCTGAAGGCAGTGTTGACGGATTCGTAGTCGAGGAACCTACTGCAGGCGGTCACAATGCCCCGCCTCGAAGACCAGACCCCAGTGCATTACCGGGTGCATCTCCGGTTTACGGCGAAAAAGACCTGGTCAATTACAAGGAAATCGCTTCACTTGGCTTGCCGTTTTGGATTGGAGGATCGCATGCGACACCTGAAAAACTGAGATATGCTCTCTCCATAGGTGCTGCGGGAATTCAGGCAGGAAGCATCTTTGCTCTCTCGGAAGAATCGGGAATGGAACCTGATTTGCGTAAAAAAATCAGTAAAACGGGTTTTGAAGGGAAGTTAAATGTAAGGACCGATGCCAGAATTTCCCCTACAGGTTTTCCCTTCAAGCTTGCAGAAGTTGAAGGCACAATTTCCGAAAAGGAAACCTATGATTCGAGAGTGAGAGTCTGCAATAAAGGACTTTTGGTAACTCCCTATGAAAAAGAGGATGGAAAAACGGGATTAAGATGTGCTGCCGAACCTTACGAAAAATTTATTGCAAAGGGAGGAAATCCCGACGACCTCGAAGGAAGAGGCTGCCTTTGCAACGGTCTGCTCGCAACCGCCGGGGTAGGCGATGAAGTGGAACCGCCAATGATCACTCTAGGTGATGATCTTGAATTTTTGCCGGTTTTGATGAAACACAGCGACGACACTTACAGTGCAGCCGACGCAGTCAATTATCTTTTGGGTAAGTATCAGGAGAAGCCGGAAATCAGGAAAACCTAA